The Rosa rugosa chromosome 1, drRosRugo1.1, whole genome shotgun sequence genomic sequence atggccgttttgagagcattgcaactgttggtattgtggccgctgtcctcgtggtatttgcaccacttgccggtgttcctgggcttgcctgtttttgggtattttggagggggtggcggtgggatctgatccttgcactgattgtagatgtcttcatatgaggcagtcaggaccgtgaaaactgcataccgctgcgaggactccgcctgcttgttgcggttatccccatgggttgggcggtttcccttatggtaatgctggtccttctgccgcttgctctggtggtggccctgttgccactcccttttcttgtcagttgatggtgctgagggggtcttgctagcggtttcctgatgactggaagatggctgtgttgattttggtgttagtggtggcggtggggtttctccgtatgtgatgaattccgcctgggcgtgaatgaccgcctcactcatgacgtggtcatacgtcgcattgggatgattgtagttgaggtgatagaggaacggtcccttgagcagtcccttcctaaaggccgctgacgccatcgttttgtctaggtcacggcactgagatgctgccgcccgccaccttgtgacgaaggccttcagtgactcgtcctccccctgcttgacgctgaacagctgacttgtgttgtgatgaccagcggataataagatgaaccgggagaggaaagcatgggatagtgcattgaatgaactgacagaccccggcggacactcaaagaaccagttcattgcctcgccatccaacgtttcgctaaacaagtggcacaaggtggcgtcgtcgaaccccttgttgttggtgaccttcttgaaggtgtccatgtggatgaagggatcagacattccaccgtaatgcgccatctttggggtttttgcatatgccggtctgacagcctgcagaatggcagcggtgaagggcccgggtctggaagcgaagagcggattctgagttggcgccgggacgcccgactccgcccggatcaacctctgctccagctggtgcatcctttccaatatctgggcggttgcatcgttggtggaatcagcctgGACAACCCGCTGGGACAGCCCGCGCCTTGGCACAGGCGGAATATTCTCGGTCCTTGCCCTAtcctccgagcggttggtgtgcgagAGTGATTCCGCTTCTTGTTCTAACATgggttggggtatgggcggtggtcccattcccaataactcgggtgggttcagcggcacctgcatctgtatgaccggccccgGCCCCAACGTTCCGGTGCCGGGTCGGCTATGCCTGGTGCTatgtgattgctcgctctgtgctgggcgggcggtggcctccagcgtcttctttaattcctcgaaacgtgtcatgagcgtagccacctaccgctgggcttcagccttctccttgcgtTCCGCCTCACGCtccttgtttgccttgtgaagatctgccagtgctagctcgtacatagtgacgagatcttggacCGGCGGACGGCTGCTGctcggatttgcctcaccgccggggttggccggggttgtgaatagtgcacggttaacgcctactgctgggtcgggaggttgggggacggcgggatggtctgcctgctcttcagcgtttcccccgctaccgttagtcatggtgattgtggtgggatggccttttgttcaaggattcccacagactgcgccaatgttaatgtctaaaagttcggcggtagctgaacctttgttaacgctgatccggtgggcggatcgatacttatggtgttctcaaagcctccgctacctgccaagtaaaatacaaagggcgtcagagggagaccgcgttgggcggtcttcaactctccgatgcctaagttagtcaatgtatttatgttgacaaagtaacagtaggtaaagtattgaatgcgtaattaatgaggagagaggagaggaccttttataggtgaggaagaggttgatcttctctttgttttcgatgtgggactgatatgcttcaattcccagtttcagaagcttctgatgccatcttggcgcggcgcgtggcggctcgttggcggcgatctggaggtggtccgacgttggggctgtagcccgcctggcggtgtgtctgcatgtcattcctttggttggaatcagTACCTtcggcggtacaatgagcgtagcccgttagagctaattatgcttgcaaatgtacatgtatgtacacactctctctctctctctctctcacacacacacacacaccggAGCCACCACTCTCACCGGATCCTTCCTTGGCGGATCCAACAAGCCCAGCCCCGATTGCGAACCCAATTCCGATTCCGGCCTCTTCACGTCCAAGGCTCCCAGATGGATTCAAACTAATCAAAGGCTCCCCGAATCGGAGTCCAAAGCCTCCGATTCCAGCCTGCAGACGAATGCCGAGATTGGGAAGATCGGCGGCGTCGTTGTCGTTCAAGTCACGAGTTGAACTCCATGAAGAAGGCAAAGAAGCTCCGATCGGAGTTACCTCGCCAGACCTTGATGCAAAGCCTCACTTGAAAACGGCAAAGAAGTTAGGGTTCCGATCTGCAACCGTGgaagaagggagaagaagaaaactgggtgcccaaatcaatttctttttttttttttggtaaactaTGGGCAGAAATctgagaaggaaagaaaaaaagaaggaaaaaaagttgtattagggggcaatagatatctgttaaaggtctattagggggcaatagatattttgaattgatgtaatctccttgtttttttttccttaatcaaagttttatttgtctaatcttagggagattagttcccattccggcgaccgaaatGTCTATGgagggcaataaaggtctattagagggcaatatagttttatttggggaggggcaataaacctgtccagccccatatgagatctctGACACCTCTTTGGGGACTTCCAGCGAgatttcataaacctctattgccccccaataaaggtctattggggggcaatagaggtttattgggaggcaatataggtctatttgggggcaataaacttttccgATGACTTATGAGATCTTCGatgacctccggcgaggtttccaGAGAAGTTCGGAATCCGGCTGCCGGTGACGGGACTCCggcaaagtctcctatggcttctctctcttccattctctctctctctctctctctctctctctctctctctctctctctctctctctctctctctctctctctctctctctctctctctatgtaacaaaggggtgagggtaaaatagtctcaaaaaaaaaaaaaacttaattggatattagggaagaccttattagagtATTTATGGGTAAGGAGGAATTAAAATAACTTAATGGAATAAGTGAGATAAATGACCCTAGAATTAGAGTAAATAGAGAAAAACCCTTACTAAAACGATAATCCCTTTATGATAaatgacaggtccgtcaaaatCGATCATTTAAGGGAGCATGACTATTCCATTTCTagttccttttatttttttaatcaaataaaggattaggcgatattagttcctcggaaGCAGACAATGGAGGGAGcaagtcccaccctcaatcccgaaggagaagggtctgccacactctgggaacccaccgcccgtccctctattcttattttattaataaaaaataaaaaaaaacaaagatgagGAGGGGGCATAAACCTTACCCCGGAATACAAGAGAAACAAATAAAGTACAAATCCAATCAAGCATTACGCTGATAAGGAATGCCCATATCATCCCTAAGCAAGAAAGGAGATAGAGTGGATGGTGCGGTTGCATACCAAACTAATGCAGGGGATGCCAAACCCATGTTTGTCAACCTATCAGCAACAGTATTCCCTTCGCGGAGCACATGAGAGCAATGAGGGTTCGCGGAGCACTAATGCTGTTCCTTTTATGATAAACAAGAGAATGAGGAAGAGCAGATGGGGAAGAACAAATGTCATTGCCAAGTCTATTTGGATATCAATCTTTCCACTTAGATGAACCAATTTAAGGAAGAAACAAACAATATGGGTCAATTGGAGATTCTAGAACTTTGAAATTAAGGCTCTAATGATCAAAGTATATGTGAATTCTTGAAATCCAAAGTGTTCTGGATGAGCGGGTTTTGTTGAAACTTTGGTCATTCATTTGGTAAAAGGAACGTAATTATGAAGTAACAAAACCAAGACTTGACTATAGAGTCACATGTGCTCGGAAAACTTGTCGTGATTTCCATGTTGCTGGATTCAATCATAGCTGGACTAAAATAAATAGCCATTTAtcgccaaaaacaaaaaaatggatAGTCATTTTCAGACACAAAAACTTGACCAAGTCTCCAATCATATGAACTTTCTTCGTGTCTATAACTTTGAGAATACGTTAATTTACAAGATCTATAAGACTCATGACaaacatgtttgcagcatagtTCTTTCTCATTGGAGAAAAGAGTGATGGGGCTTATGTTCAAGCATCTCCTTTATGCAGTGCTCTGTTTTGCTCTTACACATGATCTGGTTCATGCCCAAGATAAACAATCAGGTATATCATCATTTTCTTAATTAAACTTGGAATATATGTAAAGCTTGTTTGTTAATGCACACCAATTGTTCGTGTAAATATCTCAATGAGTTTCTGATCACTCAGGCTTCATCAGCTTGGACTGTGGACTGCCATCAGATTCTTCCTACTCTGAGCCAACCACAAGTATTAACTACATTTCAGATGCACCCTTCATCGACAGCGGTGTAAGCGGTGTAAGTAGAACCATAGAGGCTCAATATAAAGCCACCCTTCAACTGCAATATGCTCGTGTCAGGAGCTTTCCCCAGGGGATCAGGAATTGTTACAGAGTAAACATCACAGGTGGTACTAAATACTTGATTAGAGCTACTTTTTTATATGGGAACTATGATGGGCTAAATAAATTGCCCAAGTTTGATCTGCACCTGGGACCTAACTTCTGGGATTCAGTGACACCCGCCTTTGCATCCGATGCCACCATCAATGAACTCATTCACACTCCTTCATTAAACCACATACAAGTGTGTCTGCTGAACAAGGGCTCCGGAACACCATTCATTTCAGCATTGGAATTTAGGCCTTTGACGAACACTACTTATGTGACCATCTCAGGTTCCTTGGCACTCGCCTGGCGCTTAGATGCTGCATCAACAAGCAATAGATCATACAGGTCAGTCATTACTTCTAGCTAGCTATATATATGCACACTTCTCTACAATTAATACAGTATTCTATTTGCTTAGATACTGACCAAGTTCGTACTTACTTTTATTATAAGGTATGACGACGATGTTTTTGATCGCCGCTGGAGCCGTTACAACTCTGATGattggacaaaaataaataccCCGCGTACCGTAGAGGGCGGTAATTACCAAGTACCAACTATAGTAATGAATACAGCCAGCACTCCAAAAAATGCTAATTCTTCCATAGATATCCCCTGGGAGCCTCCAGATAACACTACTCAATATTATATCTACATGCATTTTGCTGAGCTGCAACAGCTTAAAACCAATCAGTTCAGAGCATTCAATATCAATCTGAATGGGCAGTATTGGTATGGACCTATTGTTCCACCAAATTTTTCCACGTACACTGTGTATACCCAATCAGCCTTGACACCTGCAGCAAATAATAGATTTTCAATCCTCAAGACTGAGAATTCAACTCTACCACCTATCATTAATGCCATCGAGTTCTACACATTGAAAGACTTCTCACAATTAGAAACTGATCAAGACGATGGTACGTATATTCATATATCCCAACACTAAAATTTAGTTCATATTTGAAGCATGCATAATTCAACTAACACTATATGAAAAATGCTTTTGAAAATAATAGTGGTTGCGATCACGAACATAAAGTCAACATACGGAGTGAAGAAGAATTGGGAAGGAGACCCATGTGCTCCACAAGAATACATTTGGGAAGGTCTCAACTGTAGCTCTAATGGTTTTGATCCCCCCAGAATCACATCATTGTAAGTTTATGCCGGGTTTTATTTAGTAATTCTTGAACTTTAGAGGCAATTCATTGGGATTAAGAACTAATTCAATCCTTTTTTAATCTATTTTTTGCATTTGGAACTAGGAACCTCTCTTCAAGTGGACTAATTGGGGAGATAacttcatatatatctaatCTTGTCCCACTACAATCTTTGTAAGTATCCGTAGCTACTGCTACGTACTAGCTCAAGCAAGGGAAATATATATTGTTTCTGGTCACCATTTCTTATCACAATTGTATACATATTTCTCACTCAGGGATTTGTCAAACAATAGCTTAACTGGTTCAATACCGGAGTTCCTGTCTAAATTGCCAAACCTGAAAGTTCTGTAagtaatttgaatttgaatagtTACTGAAAGTTAATTTCTTAGATATTTAGAAAAGCAGGGAATGAATAAATTTTCTCCTCTTTTGCAGTAACCTGGAAAAGAACATGCTCAATGGTTCAGTTCCAGCTGAACTTGTTGAAAGATCAAGAAGCGGCAGACTAACTTTAAGGTATGTTTTTGTCCAAAACCAATATCCCATATATCCAAATCATTTCCTTTTCCATATGAAAGCTCAATATAAACTCTGTAGTTTAGGGCCAAATAAGTTTCATGATTTTGCTAGTCTATATGCTAGCTATTACGAGTAGATTTGTCAAATACCCCTTAATTAGAAATGTGATCTAGGATTCAGCTACTGTTCCTTAAGGTGCTTACGTCCTAAATCCTAGTTTAAGAAGCAATGAATGTTCATGTGCAATCATTTTGCATCAGTAAGATATTTAGTCAAATTATTTGAATCACCTAtatcttgatccttaagatgtaTTCGATATTATTGACTATAATTCCAAGACTGACTATGCATAATCTTATAGTGTGGGAGAAAATAAAAACCTATGTGCAGAAATTTCAtgtgaaaagaagaaaataaatgtaCTCATTCCAGCAATAGCATCAGTTGGAGGggttttcattttcttgttAGCAGCAGTGGCAATATTCATGGGACtgaaaagaggaagaaaaccacgtggtaaaaaactaaaaataccTTACTCAAAGATCGAAAGTTGGAATGTGCAGAATTGATAATACAAAATTCTCTCCTATCTGTATGaaactcattatatatatatatatatatatccaccTAAAAAGTTGTGACAAAATTTATGCAGCATCCAACAATCAAAATGATTCATTTGAGTCCAAAAGACGGCAATTTACATACTCAGAGATCTTGAAGATTACTAATAACTTTCAGACAATTCTTGGTAAAGGAGGATTTGGAACAGTGTACCATGGTTATGCAGATGGTATTCAAGTTGCTGTGAAGATGCTTTCTCCATCATCAGATCAAGGATACAAAGAATTTCAGACAGAGGCATGTACTAGAAACTCAAGCAGAATATATAGTGAGCTCATTGATATTACATATAGGACAAAAATATGATTTTAGAGTTTATTGCAGGTTAAACTTCTGATGAGAGTTCATCATAGAAACTTGACTAGTCTAGTTGGATATTGCATTGAACGAACCACCATGGCTCTCATCTACGAATACATGGTCAATGGAAATTTGGAATCACATCTTTTAGGTATTGCTTATTCATTTAATTCTAGTATTTCAGTTTTAACTCGTTAAATTGGCTTGCACCTACTTGGaataaaaaataacagaaaaattaacCAATTATTTTTGACATTAATTTGTACAGGTGATGACAGCAATGCGAATGTCTTGAGTTGGCAAGGTAGACTGCAAATTGCAATGGATGCATCACAAGGTTAGCAAGATGAGACTTGGTCATTAAACTTATTCAATGTTCTCCCAATTTTATTTTACATTAAGAAAAGAGTGATTTGAATGTAGGATTGGAGTATCTGCACAATGGTTGTAGGCCACCTATTGTCCACAGAGATGTGAAAACAACAAATATTTTGttagctgaaaattttcagGCAAAATTGGCTGATTTTGGCCTATCCAGAGTTTTCCCAACTGATGGAGGCACTCATATGTCCACAGCTGTTGTCGGCACGCCTGGATACCTTGATCCTGAGTAAGTATCCAGGTCATATATATTTATGAACTGTTTTTCAGAATTAATGTTTTTGAAAATACAAAAGCAATGCACAGCATTGAGTTGCATGGTTTGGCTTATGGCAGGTACCACATAACCGGCAGGCTGAACGAGAAAAGTGATGTTTATAGCTTTGGAGTTGCTCTGTTACAAATAATCACTAGCCGTCCTGTGATATCAAGAGCTGCTCATGAAAATACTCATGTAAGTCGATGGGTGAGCTCCATGCTTGGTATAGGGGATGTTAAAAGTATTGTGGATCCGAGGTTATGCGGAGATTTCAAAGTTAACTCTGCCTGGAAGGCTGTTGAACTAGCAATGGATTGTATATCTGAAACATCAACTGAGAGGCCAAACATGAGTGAGGTAGTGACGAGACTAAAGGAATGCTTGGCTGCAGAAATAGCTCGTGAGAATGAGAGCCATTTGACTGGATCAAAAGAGTTCTACGCTATTAATGTAACTACTCCACTCAATCCCTCGGCAAGGTGATTCGTTGTTCAAATCAAGCCGAGTATACCCAATTCTGCTGCACTTGTAGTTTCTTTTGTGTTTCTATTTGTTACAGTGTCTCGAGTTAAAACTTCTAATGATAATAGTTCTCTGTCATGTAAAAGGCTTTGAAACTGGTTTCAATTCTAAATGGAATAAATAATGTTACACTACAGCTAGCTCTTGAGTATTCTTTTACTCTAATCGCAACTATGATTATAATTGtccgaggtgagtaaatctcacgttgTTTTAGGTgatgaattagttatgttttgaTCTTATTAGAAATAATTGTTAGCTGTGAATTcatatttataaaaaataaatattttttttgaaatatatgaacttgatcgtcaacGGTTTATGGGTAAGCGAAAACGAAGATTTGTTACATAATGATTTTCGGATTGTGTAgtttgtgaactatagttggtattagtgatatTCCTGAGAGGATGACTACGCGTGTgtgtgtacacacacacacatatatatttacatgacatatatatatatatatatatatatacatacacaggAAGGATCTGAAGCGGACGTCGACGTAGCAGGCTGTTCCAGGCGACGATGGCGGCACGGGGATGGCCGGAGGGAGGCCTGAGGCttcccagacctcttctgggcggcgttcgaggtcggaggaggtcgggcttgccggtttctgggcagtcacctcacctgcagttgcaggttctgtgcagcaccgcagaaccgtcgccggcgactccaccggaccgcagacccctccgtACGA encodes the following:
- the LOC133740424 gene encoding LRR receptor-like serine/threonine-protein kinase IOS1; this translates as MGLMFKHLLYAVLCFALTHDLVHAQDKQSGFISLDCGLPSDSSYSEPTTSINYISDAPFIDSGVSGVSRTIEAQYKATLQLQYARVRSFPQGIRNCYRVNITGGTKYLIRATFLYGNYDGLNKLPKFDLHLGPNFWDSVTPAFASDATINELIHTPSLNHIQVCLLNKGSGTPFISALEFRPLTNTTYVTISGSLALAWRLDAASTSNRSYRYDDDVFDRRWSRYNSDDWTKINTPRTVEGGNYQVPTIVMNTASTPKNANSSIDIPWEPPDNTTQYYIYMHFAELQQLKTNQFRAFNINLNGQYWYGPIVPPNFSTYTVYTQSALTPAANNRFSILKTENSTLPPIINAIEFYTLKDFSQLETDQDDVVAITNIKSTYGVKKNWEGDPCAPQEYIWEGLNCSSNGFDPPRITSLNLSSSGLIGEITSYISNLVPLQSLDLSNNSLTGSIPEFLSKLPNLKVLNLEKNMLNGSVPAELVERSRSGRLTLSVGENKNLCAEISCEKKKINVLIPAIASVGGVFIFLLAAVAIFMGLKRGRKPRASNNQNDSFESKRRQFTYSEILKITNNFQTILGKGGFGTVYHGYADGIQVAVKMLSPSSDQGYKEFQTEVKLLMRVHHRNLTSLVGYCIERTTMALIYEYMVNGNLESHLLGDDSNANVLSWQGRLQIAMDASQGLEYLHNGCRPPIVHRDVKTTNILLAENFQAKLADFGLSRVFPTDGGTHMSTAVVGTPGYLDPEYHITGRLNEKSDVYSFGVALLQIITSRPVISRAAHENTHVSRWVSSMLGIGDVKSIVDPRLCGDFKVNSAWKAVELAMDCISETSTERPNMSEVVTRLKECLAAEIARENESHLTGSKEFYAINVTTPLNPSAR